From Gemmatimonadaceae bacterium, the proteins below share one genomic window:
- a CDS encoding sigma-70 family RNA polymerase sigma factor encodes MHSREQEQLLVQAAASGDAKAFAALVQAEESRARAVAWRLTRDPAAAAEIAHEAFARLHRALATWRGDARVATWLYRTVLNLCHDRKRAAGRERALVSLEELDEMPAPDAGPDEAAEAADRAQRVGLAVQALPASMRETVILRYVRGLDYEQIAATLECSAGTVASRLHRALRLLGAVLAEQGINEGSL; translated from the coding sequence ATGCACTCACGCGAACAGGAACAGCTGCTGGTGCAGGCCGCGGCCAGCGGTGACGCGAAGGCCTTTGCCGCGCTCGTTCAAGCCGAGGAGTCGCGCGCCCGCGCCGTGGCCTGGCGCCTCACGCGCGATCCGGCCGCCGCGGCAGAGATCGCCCACGAGGCCTTTGCGCGACTGCACCGCGCGCTGGCCACGTGGCGCGGCGATGCCCGGGTCGCGACCTGGCTCTACCGCACCGTGCTCAATCTCTGCCACGACCGCAAGCGCGCCGCGGGGCGGGAGCGTGCGCTGGTCTCCCTTGAGGAGCTGGATGAGATGCCCGCGCCAGACGCAGGCCCCGATGAGGCGGCGGAAGCCGCCGACCGCGCACAACGCGTCGGACTCGCCGTGCAGGCACTGCCGGCGTCGATGCGCGAAACCGTGATCCTGCGCTACGTGCGTGGGCTGGACTACGAACAGATCGCCGCCACGCTTGAATGCTCGGCCGGTACCGTCGCCTCGCGTCTGCACCGGGCGCTGCGGCTGCTGGGCGCCGTGCTGGCGGAACAGGGAATCAACGAGGGCTCGCTATGA